In Arachis hypogaea cultivar Tifrunner chromosome 2, arahy.Tifrunner.gnm2.J5K5, whole genome shotgun sequence, a genomic segment contains:
- the LOC112727279 gene encoding uncharacterized protein produces MRISRIEFLAWEVWKTRNQKIFQQQNIQPEWTIKRAKLIEKLFWNTIDQQFIEKKSEKNRTAHLIRWRAPPEDWLKANVDAAFRKEDGKGAISVVIRNNNGKIVLGFSGKISTYSSITAEAIAIRQALIIIENLNLGKILIESDNLKLIQTIKSNISIGETEAILQDIRELIKRLPNCGLTWTPREGNQLAHELEYATTTGDATLTTREKGAGSLQEMNFKANRLQIENTASSNYKFREDEAEASMFVHPRRWSFIRSAGSRGDPTENHSRNYILILVLERATA; encoded by the exons ATGAGAATAAGTAGAATAGAATTTCTAGCTTGGGAGGTGTGGAAGAcaagaaatcagaaaatatttCAACAACAGAATATTCAACCAGAATGGACAATTAAAAGAGCTAAATTGATAGAGAAGCTATTTTGGAACACAATAGACCAGCAATTTATAGAAAAGAAGAGCGAGAAAAATAGAACAGCACACCTGATCAGATGGAGGGCTCCACCGGAAGACTGGTTAAAGGCTAATGTGGATGCTGCTTTTAGGAAGGAGGATGGAAAAGGAGCAATATCTGTGGTCATTAGGAACAATAATGGAAAAATTGTGTTAGGCTTCTCTGGAAAAATTAGCACATATTCAAGTATAACAGCTGAAGCTATAGCTATTAGGCAAGcccttattattattgaaaatttgaatttgggAAAAATATTAATTGAATCAGACAATTTAAAACTAATCCAAACCATAAAATCAAATATCTCCATTGGAGAAACTGAAGCAATACTACAGGATATTAGAGAGCTAATAAAAAGATTACCAAATTGTGGTCTAACTTGGACACCCAGAGAAGGAAACCAGCTTGCTCACGAACTGGAGTATGCAACCACCACGGGAGATGCGAC GTTGACTACAAGAGAAAAGGGAGCGGGCTCACTGCAGGAAATGAATTTCAAGGCAAATAGGCTGCAAATCGAAAACACAGCATCATCAAACTACAAATTCAGAGAAGACGAAGCGGAAGCTTCCATGTTTGTGCACCCTCGGCGTTGGAGCTTCATTCGGAGCGCAGGCAGCAGAGGAGACCCAACTGAAAATCACAGTCGCAATTACATATTAATATTGGTTTTGGAGAGAGCAACCGCGTAG
- the LOC112748697 gene encoding protein NRT1/ PTR FAMILY 5.6, with protein sequence MQQHNSSVNNSSSSTCHLCYSSHMEKNAIDAKRGEVDHEMKLVHDSSLDYKGRVPLRDSTGSWKASFFIIAIEFSERLSYFGIATSLVLYLTKIIHQDLKTAVRNVNYWTGVTTLMPLFGGFLADAFLGRYTTVIASCIVYLLGLILLSLSWFLPGLKPCDDRNTCAEPRRIHEVVFFLAIYLISVGTGGHKPSLESFGADQFDDDHVVERRQKMSFFNWWNCGLCSGLILGVTLIVYVQDHVNWGAADVILTLVMAFSLIIFLLGRKSYRYRAPMGSPLTPMLQVLVAAISKRKLPYPSNPNELYELSKSNNNNNNGRFLGHTKKLKFLDKAAIIENGGNIAEKQSPWKLASVTKVEEMKLIINMIPIWVFTLPFGICAAQTSTFFIKQGVIMDRTVAKGFQIPPASMFTLAAIGMIISVAFYDKILVPLLRRLTGNERGINILQRIGFGMVFSIVTMVIAAVVENKRLHYVEMNPLKGSLTMSAFWLAPQFLIIGIGDGFTLVGLQEYFYDQVPDSMRSLGIALYLSVIGAANFLSSWLITMVDHVTGKTGKSWIGKDLNTSRLDKFYGLLAVITTLNLFLFVFFACRYSYKNVQKVVVADCGEEKSDNGDGVGTMV encoded by the exons ATGCAACAACATAATTCCTCCGTTaataactcttcttcttctacttgcCATCTTTGTTATTCAAGTCATATGGAGAAGAACGCAATTGATGCAAAAAGAGGAGAGGTTGATCATGAGATGAAATTGGTTCATGATTCTTCACTTGATTATAAGGGAAGGGTTCCTCTCCGAGATTCAACTGGTTCTTGGAAAGCTTCTTTCTTCATTATTG CAATTGAATTTAGTGAGAGGCTGAGTTACTTTGGAATAGCAACTAGCTTGGTCCTTTACCTGACAAAGATTATTCATCAAGATCTTAAGACAGCGGTTAGGAATGTGAACTATTGGACAGGTGTCACTACTTTGATGCCACTCTTTGGAGGATTTCTTGCTGATGCTTTCTTGGGTCGCTACACCACTGTCATTGCTTCTTGCATTGTTTATCTTCTG GGTTTGATTCTGCTTTCTCTGTCATGGTTCTTACCAGGCTTAAAGCCATGTGATGATAGAAACACATGCGCGGAACCAAGGAGGATCCATGAAGTGGTTTTCTTCCTAGCCATCTACTTAATATCCGTTGGAACCGGAGGCCACAAACCTTCCTTGGAAAGCTTCGGAGCCGACCAATTCGACGACGACCATGTCGTCGAAAGGAGGCAGAAAATGTCCTTCTTCAACTGGTGGAACTGTGGTCTTTGTAGTGGACTCATTCTTGGAGTAACCCTAATTGTTTATGTACAAGATCATGTTAATTGGGGAGCTGCTGATGTTATTCTCACATTGGTCATGGCTTTCTCATTGATCATATTCTTGTTGGGAAGGAAATCTTATCGTTATAGGGCACCAATGGGTAGCCCTTTGACTCCAATGTTGCAAGTTTTGGTTGCCGCCATTTCCAAAAGGAAGCTTCCTTATCCTTCTAATCCTAATGAATTATATGAGCTTTCCAAgtctaataacaacaacaacaatggaaggTTCTTAGGTCACACCAAGAAGCTCAA ATTTCTTGACAAGGCAGCAATCATTGAAAATGGTGGAAACATAGCAGAGAAACAAAGTCCATGGAAGCTTGCAAGTGTGACAAAAGTGGAAGAGATGAAGCTAATTATCAACATGATCCCCATTTGGGTTTTCACATTACCATTCGGAATATGTGCCGCACAAACATCCACGTTTTTCATCAAACAGGGTGTTATCATGGACAGAACCGTCGCCAAAGGCTTCCAAATCCCTCCAGCTTCAATGTTCACCCTCGCCGCCATCGGAATGATAATATCCGTCGCCTTTTACGACAAGATCCTCGTACCTCTGCTAAGAAGGCTAACGGGGAACGAGAGAGGAATCAACATCCTTCAGAGGATTGGTTTCGGAATGGTTTTCTCTATCGTTACAATGGTAATTGCGGCGGTTGTAGAGAACAAGAGACTTCACTATGTTGAGATGAACCCTTTAAAGGGTTCACTAACAATGAGTGCGTTTTGGTTGGCGCCACAGTTTCTAATTATTGGAATTGGCGACGGTTTTACCCTTGTAGGGTTGCAAGAATATTTCTATGACCAAGTTCCGGATTCAATGAGAAGCTTAGGGATTGCACTTTATTTAAGTGTTATTGGTGCTGCAAACTTTCTTAGTAGCTGGCTCATAACAATGGTTGATCATGTTACCGGTAAGACAGGTAAAAGTTGGATCGGTAAGGATCTGAACACGAGTAGGTTAGATAAATTTTATGGGCTATTGGCGGTGATAACCACGTTGAACTTGTTCTTGTTTGTGTTCTTCGCTTGCCGGTATTCCTATAAAAATGTGCAAAAGGTTGTGGTGGCTGATTGTGGTGAAGAGAAGAGTGATAATGGTGATGGTGTAGGGACAATGGTTTAA